A region of the Stieleria neptunia genome:
GCCGAATACGACTTGTACGTTTCGACGCGACAACGAGAAGTCTTGGAAACCAATGTCGGTGGTGAAAGCGTGAGGTTTGATCTGTGGGAATCGGCCGTCGAGTTCGAGCCGATCAAGCGAGTCAAAGGAGTTTCGGCGATTACCCACGCAGCCTTGCACGATCAATCGGGGCGTCTGATTGCTTGCAGCACTACGTCAACAACACGTGCACTCACAGCGCCGGAGGACATTCTCTTGTCTGCCCAAAAGCTTGCTGTCGTCGTGTACGAGTCGGTCGAGGAATAGCGAAGCAGTGGTGACTGCAGTTGTTCAGCGAAGGGCAATGGGTGGCTGAGGTGTGCACCTTGCGGTGCAGGGGTCGCAAGCTGGAAGCTTACGCCACTTGTTCTTCCGGCAGTGTTCGCCGCGTTCACAGCGCCGGCCCTCTCTGGCGTTTGCTTGCTGCGCAAACGCCGTCTTTCCCAGCGGGAGAGAATCTCAATCGGTTGCCAAATCCTGTAGCAATCGAATCGACGTCCCGAGGGATCGTGCCTGTAAACAGCAAACCAGGCGAACCAGCTTGTCCCCGCTAGCCGCGGCGGATTTCGCTGCCTTTGAAGTACAGCGCGATTCGATAAACCTTCTTTTGGCAGCAGGTAATCGTGCCGGTCTGCAAGTCGACTTGTTCGGGGATCGCTCGGCGGCGGACATCGATCATCGCGTGATAGCCGCGTTCGGAAAAGATGTCGATCAACATCTGTAGCGCCAACGGATTGTCCAAGATTTCGTCTTCGCTGCTGATCGTGGCGCGTCCGGAAATGGCGTGCCGAAGGATGATCGGGACCAACTTGGCTTCGATCAATTCGACGACCGCATGGAAAATCTCGCCGTGGTCGTATTCGTACGTGTCCAGACGTCGCACCAAATCACGGCGTGCGTGTTGGACGATGTCACTGGCCAGCGGGATGTCGCCGATGGCGTGAAACGTTCGCGGATCGAGTTCCAGTGAACTTTGGTACTCGAGTTCGTTGAGGATGTTTTCTTGAACAACGACCAGGTCGGCTTGGGCGTTGATGAAATGGAAGTGGAAAATCTGTTTCAGCGAGACCAGCGCGTCGTAGGTTTTTTCCTTGAACACGCGATAGCGGTTGCGCGCCAGGGCCTCGTTGAAGTCCGTGTCCCGTTCTTCCCACAGCTCGCCGATCCCGCTGCGGGCGACCTCTTCATTGTGCGCGATGACTTGGCGTCCCCGCGACAGCTGGCGTTTGACGCTCTCGGATTCGTCGACGAACAGCACCATGATGTGGAACACCGGCGGCTTCATGTGTTCGACGTTCGGGTTGTCGATCAACTCGCGGCGGAGTGATTTCATCCGGTCATAGAGCGCCTTGAGGCATTCGACCTGGACCTTGGTGCGGGGGAATCCGTCCAGGATGGCGCCGTTTTGGAATTCCGGCTCGAGCAGTTTTCGCAGCACCAGCGAGACGACTTCACGGTCGCCGACCATGCCGCCCTGGGCTTTGATCGCCTTGGCTTCGGGCGAATTGAGCAGCTCGCTGACGACGATCGGTTTGGCGGTGATGTCGCGGACTTGCCGAATGAAATCGGTGTTGGTGCCTTTGCCGGCCCCCGGGGCCCCCCCCAGCAAGATCAGCTCGGTGGGAAACCGGAGGTTCAATTTCCCTTTTTCGAACTCCAATTCTTTCCAGACGGAATTGAAAATCAATTGCGCGTCTTTGACCTCAAGATCGGCCGGCGGGATCGGCTTCGGTTCGGGATCAGCAGCTGGATTCACGATACAACGGACGGGGCTAGGTAGTAGAGATGCGGAAGCGGTCGCTTCCGAGGAGCGTATAGGGTAGCACGGCCGGTTCAATACGGCACGCCGATCGAATCACACAAGAAACGCATCAGCGGTCGGGCCTGTTTGACCCGCTGGATGATCAAGTCCACGATCGCATCGCCGGTCAGCTCCGCCTCGCTCAGCGGCGCGATCGCGACGAAGTCCTTGCGGCGCAGGTCTTCGATCAGCGGATGGTCCTTGGGGTAATCGCGGGGGGCGGTTTTCAGACTTTCGCCGACAAATTCATAATCTGCCCGAAACGCTTTGTTGTCGCGGGCCCGTTTCCAGGCTTTCGGATCGGCGTCGATGGCGGCCCGGATCGACGCCAGGGCGCTGCTTTCGGGTCGCCAGGTGCCGGCCCCGATGAAACACTCCGCCGGTTCCAGGTGCAGGTAAATTCCCGGGGCGTGGACGTCTTTTCCCGCCTGGTGCCGCAACGAGATTCCGACGTTGGTCTTGTAGGGTGTTTTGTCTTTGCCGAACCGTGTGTCGCGGTAAATCCGCAGCACCGATCCGTTGTGCGCCTTGGCCGACACGTGCAGCATCGGGGCACAACGGGCGAGCGGTTTTTCCAGCCGCGCGACCAGTTCGACGGCCGGCCCCAGCACATTCTGCTGGTACAGCTGTTTGTGCTCGGCGAACCAGTCGCGGTTGTTGTTCCGTTTCAGCTTGCGGAGAAACGAAAACAGCGACTTGGGAAGAATGCCATTGCTCATCGGAGACCACTCTGGAGAGGAGATGTCGCACCGCGAGACTGTCGACTGCGAAATGGCGATCGCCCTCGGTCGGTCGCCCGCCGATCGTTGGCGTTATCGCTGTGTCGCCTGGATGCCACGGTCCTGCACGAGTTTGGCCGTCGGCAGCGTTTTTGCCAAGTATCGTTGCGAGACGTTGATGATCGTGCGGGCGAATTCGGCCTTGGTTTGGGCGTCGATCTGTGGCATGCGGTCGACCATTTCCAGCATCCCCTCGGGGTTTTTCTCGCAGGCCTGGGAAATTTGGCTGATGAACTTTGCCGTTTCGACGAAATTATGGTCCGCCGATTTCCCGATCAGTCCGCCCAGGGAACGGGCGATGATGTCGGCCCCCAGACTCTCGAATTTGATGTAGCAATCCAGGATGCCGGTGACGGTGGTCGATCCGTCGGCCGCGACGGCATAGGTGCTTTTGAAGACGAACACGCCCTTGCCGAGAATCGGTTTCTGCACAAATTTGCCGTCGTACATCCCGTCGGCCATGAAGACGTGCAGATTGCGATCGCCGTAGAGCAGATCGATCTGGCAGGTCGTGCCGCTGCCGTCGACCGCGTCGAGTTGGTACGGCCCCGTTCGGGTCGCCTGGACGTTGGTGATGCCCATCAAATCCCAAATCCCGATGATCGCCTCGGGTTTTCGGGTCAGAAACAGAAACAGTTCTTCGTCACAGCGAATCGCTTGGGTGGGCAGACGCCGATAGAGCGTCGGTTTCTCGGTCACCCCGGCCAGTTTGACCTTGGCGTGCGTGGTCAGCCGGTCCATCGGCAGCGCATCGAGCAATTCATCCCCGCGCGATGACGTGCCGTCCGAGTTTCCGCCCCACAGCGAACGCAACCCGAAGAGGTTGGAATTCCGCTCGGCATCATTCCCGTCGCCGCGATCGTCTGCGGTCGAGCGACCGTGGGTGGCCGAACGGTAGCGTGATTTGCCGGCCGGACCTTCGGCGACAGAGGGCGCATCGCCGATCGCCCAGCAAACCGTCAGCAGTACCAGCACTGCCCGGGCGCACACTGCACGGGCGCACGACCGCGAGGCGGGGGTAGCGGAGACGTGCCGCAGGCGCGCGATCGTGTGTCCCGTCGTCTTGGCCACCAAAATCCCCGTGTTGCGTTCGGAGCCAGGGGCCGAATCGGCCACCATGTCCACCGGATTAGAATTCGGCGATTGTCGGTGAAGGAGTTGAGCGAAAACCGCGGCGCCCTCCCGGCCAAGCATTTTCCCAGGCCCCCACCCGGAAATCGGGCCGGGGATTCCGGATTTCTTCCCCGGATTCCTTCAAGTTGCCGGGACTCGACACTGCAGACCGGATCTCGATAATCGCATCCAGCAATGCAGGTAACTCCAACCCCCTTACACCCGAACGACCGATGGCGAAGAAAACGATTGACCAAGTTGACGTGGCAGGCAAAACCGTGCTGATGCGAGTCGACTTCAACGTCCCGCTCGATGAGAACCAGACGATTACCGATGACCGACGCATCCGCATGGCCTTGCCGAGCATCAAAAGCGTCATCGATCGTGGCGGCAAGCTGATCTTGATGAGCCACCTGGGGCGACCCAAGGGGGAGCCGTCGGACGTCGAAAAATTTTCGCTCGCCCCGGTCGCCAAACGTCTCGGCGAACTGCTCGGCAAAACCGTCGCGTTTTCCAGTGACACCGTCGGGGCCGACGCATCGGCGAAAGCGGCCGCACTGACCGACGGCGACGTGCTGGTGCTGGAAAACCTGCGTTTCAACGAGGGTGAAAAGAAAGGCGACGCCGAATTTGCCGGCAAACTCGCCGCGATGGCCGATGCCTATTGCAACGATGCCTTTGGAACCTGTCACCGCAAGGACGCCTCGATGGTCGCGGTGCCCGAAGCGATGGCCGGCAAGCCGCGGGTCGTCGGCCATCTGGTCGCCAAAGAAATTCAATACCTCAGCGACGCGATCGCCAATCCCGAGCGACCGTTTGTGGCAATCTTGGGCGGTGCGAAAGTCAGCGACAAGATCAACGTGATCAACAATTTGCTGGGAATCTGCGATTCGGTGCTGATCGGCGGCGCGATGGCCTACACGTTTTCGTTGGCCAAGGGCGAAGCGGTCGGAAACAGCCTGGTCGAAAAGGACAAGGTCGATCTGGCCAAAGAACTGATCGAAAAAGGCGGCGACAAATTGGTGCTGCCGGTCGACACCCACTGCGGTGACGATTTCGGGGACCCCGCGGGATGCAACAAAGAAGTCGTTCCGGCGGGCGCAATCAAGGACGGTTTTGAAGGCATGGACATCGGACCGGCGACCAGCGCCAAGTATTCCGAAATCCTGGCCTCGGCCAAAACGATCGTCTGGAACGGCCCGATGGGAGTGTTTGAAAAGCCGCCGTTTGACGCCGGGACCAAAGCCGTCGCCCAAGCGGTCGCCGATAGCGATTCGATCAGCATCATCGGCGGCGGTGACAGTGCCGCCGCGGTCGACCAATTGGGTTTCGCCGACCAGGTCAGCCATGTCAGCACCGGCGGCGGTGCCAGCCTGGCGATGCTCGAAGGCAAGGCCTTTGCCGCGGTCGACTTGCTCGACGAGGCGTAGTCGATCGCCGCAGTTCCATGATCGGGTCGTGGATCTTGTGAAAGATCCTGCGGCCGGGGATCGATAACAAGATCTACTGCGCCGTCGGCTTCGTTGACGACCGTTTCACCGTTTGCAAACCAAGCCCACACGCCCGGAGCCGCTGCCCATGACTGCCGAAGACCGACGTTTAGACGAAAGCGACAAACGCCTTCAGAATTGGCAGCGATGGGGGCCCTACCTGTCGGAGCGACAATGGGGAACGGTTCGCGAAGATTACAGCGACGGCGGTGACGCGACGTGGAGCTACTTTCCCCACGATCACGCCCGCAGTCGGGCCTACCGCTGGGGCGAAGACGGGTTGCTGGGGCTCTGTGACCGCGAAGGCCGATTGTGCTTTTCGGTCACCCTGTGGAACGGTCGCGATCCGATTCTCAAGGAACGCCTGTTCGGCGTCACGGGCCCCGAAGGCAACCACGGCGAAGACGTCAAGGAGTGTTATTACTATCTCGATAGCACGCCGACGCACAGCTACATGCGGGCGCTGTACAAGTACCCGCACGCGATCTTTCCGTACGACGAATTGGTCGATGTGTCGCGCGGCCGGGAACGCACCGAACCGGAATTCGAATTGATCGATACCGGCGTGTTCGACGAATCTCGCTACTTTGACGTCGAAGTCGAATACGCCAAGGCCGGTCCCGATGACGTCCTGATCCGGCTGAACATCACCAACCGCGGCCCGCAACCCGCCGTGCTGCATGTGTTGCCCCAGTTGTTCTTTCGCAACACGTGGACCTGGCAATGCACCGACGAAGGCTGCACGACCCGGCCGACGATGAAGTTGGTCGGCGACGTGGTCAAATGCTTTCACGAATCGCTGGACGAATTCTGGTTCGCCTGCGATTGCATGGGCACCCCGGAAACCTGGGCGTGGCTGTTCACCGACAACGAAACCAACGCCGTCCGCCACCCCGATCTGCCGTCGGAATCGGAATACTACAAAGACGCGTTCCACCAATACGTCGTCAAGGGCGAAGTCAAAACCGTCAACCCGGATCAACGCGGGACCAAGTGCGCCGCCTACGGGCTGGATCTGGTGCTGCCCGGTGTGACCAAGACGATCAAGATGCGATTGTCCGGCCGCCAAGAGCCGATCATCAAGGAAGACTGTGGCGGCGACATCGCGAAATTTTCGTCGGCCGCGTTGGGCGAACGCTTCGACGCGATCTTTGAGTCGCGAAAGCGCGAAGCCGACGCGTTTTATGAAACACGCATCCCCGATTCGGTTGCCGAGTGCCGCCGCCCGGTCATCCGCCAAGCGTATGCCGGACTGCTGTGGACGAAACAGTTCTATCATTACGTCGTGCGGACCTGGCTGGACGGTGATCCCAACGGTCCGCCGGCCAATGAGATCCGCAAGCAGGGGCGCAACAGCGAATGGCGTCACCTGTTCAACCGCGACGTGATCTCGATGCCCGACAAGTGGGAGTATCCCTGGTACGCCGCCTGGGATCTGGCCTTTCATATGGTGCCGATGGCGCACCTGGATTATGGATTCGCCAAAGATCAGATGATCTTGTTCTTGCGCGAATGGTACATGCACCCCAACGGCCAAATCCCTGCCTACGAATGGCATCTCGCCGATGTCAATCCGCCCGTCCACGCCTGGGGTGTTTGGCAAGTCTACAAGGCCAGCGGTCCGCCACACCAACGTGACAAACTGTTCCTCGCCCGTGCGTTTCAAAAACTGTTGTTGAACTTCACCTGGTGGGTCAATCGCAAAGACCCGCGTGGCAAGAACATCTTTTCCGGTGGCTTCCTCGGTTTGGACAACATCGGCGTGTTCGACCGCAGCAAACCGCTGCCGCGCGGTCATCTGGAACAGGCCGACGGGACCGCATGGATGGCGTTCTATTGCGGGACCATGCTGCGGATGGCGATCGAACTGGCGGACGAAAACGAAGCCTACGGCGACATGGCCAGCAAGTTCTTTGAACACTACATCGCGATTGCCGAGGCGATGAACAGCATGGACGGCTCGGGGCTTTGGGACGAAACCGAAGGGTTTTATTACGACCACCTGTTCGTCGATGGTCAATCCATCCCGATCCGCGTGCGCTCGCTGGTCGGGCTGCTGCCGCTGACAACCGGTGTGATTCTGGAAGAACACATCATCGACAAGTTGCCCGGTTTCAAGCGACGGATGAAATGGTTCTTGAACAGCCGCCCCGACCTGACGCAACACATGACGTACATGGAGGGCGAAGACCCCGAGGAGACTAAGATCACGCGACGCCTGTTGGCGATCCCCAGCGAGGACCGGTTTCGTCGCTTGCTGAGCGTGATGCTGGACGAAACCGAGTTCCTGTCTCCCTATGGCATTCGCAGCATGTCCGCCGCCCACGGCGCCGAACCCTTCGTGTTCGACTTCGGCGGCCAACATCACGAAGTCCAATACGTGCCCGGCGAGAGTGAAAGCGGAATGTTCGGCGGCAACAGCAATTGGCGCGGGCCGATCTGGTTCCCGATGAACTACCTGATCATCCAATCGCTGAAACGCTACCACGCGTTTTACGGAGAGTCGTTTCGGGTGGAATGCCCGACCGGCAGCGGGCAGAGCATGACGCTGATGGAAGTCGCTCGGGAATTGGAAAGCCGCTGCATTTCGCTGTTCGAGTGCGACGAGGACGGAGCCCGGCCGGCCCACGGCGACGAATCACGCTATCGCGACGACCCCGCCTGGAACGACTTGATTCTGTTCTACGAGTACTTTCATGCCGACAACGGCAAGGGGCTCGGCGCCAGCCACCAGACCGGCTGGACGGCTCTGGTCGCTTCGATGATCCGCAGCCAGGCCGACGTGCCCAAACACGTCGGCACCGAGCTGATCCCCTGATCGGCCGGCCGCCCGATCAGCGGCCCGTCTGGCAACGCTGTGAAGCATTCTCCCCCTGTGTTTCTTCAAGGTTTTAGCGGCAGGGCGCGAGCCCTCCGGTTGTTCCTCTTTGCCAAAACACCGGAGGGCTCGCGGGCTGTCGTTTTTGTGAGCCGCGACGCGTGAGCGGCCGGGCACTGCGACGCTGCCCGAGGCCTTACGGCCAGCGGCTCACCATTGACCCAGCAGATCCCGACTAAAACGACAGCCCGCTCGCGCCCTACCGCTAAGAATGCTTCACAGCGTCGCCCGTCAGGGTCAACACCAGTCGCCGGGATCCGCCGTGATTGCGATGCTCGCAAAGGTAAATGCCCTGCCAGACGCCCAACAGCAACCGTCCGCCACCGACCGGGATCTGGACGCTGGCCCCCATCATGCTCGCTTTGACGTGGGCGGGCATGTCGTCGCGGCCTTCGAGCGTGTGCACGTAGGGCAGGGATTCGGGGACGGCGTGGTTCATCGCCGTCTCGAAATCCACACGGACATCGGGGTCGGCATTCTCATTGATCGTCAGTGAGGCGCTGGTGTGTTGGATGAACACGTGCAGCAGGCCCGTCTGAACCGTCGCGATCTCGGGCACACCGTCCATGACTTCCGAGGTCACCAGATGGAACCCTCGTGGCTTGGCCGGAAGCGTCAATGTTCGCTGAACCCACATACCTGGCACCACCGCTACGAAATAGTCGAACCGAAGAAAACGCGACAAAGAAAAAATTGAAACTTTTTTTCCTCGTCCGCGCGATCCAAAACCTAGCGATTGTGCACCGATTTTCCACAGTCGGCAAGGTGACGCTCACCAGAGGTGTCATTTTGTACGCTGCCCCATTGACGATCTGCCGGTGAATTGATCCACCGCGGTGGGCCGCCTATGTTAAGATCTGCCCCCTTGACGCGTGAAGGGGGCGTGAACGCCGTTTTGGACCCGGCCGGCGGGTCGATCCGGCGGCGATCAAGGCGACTTGCGGGGGCCCGCAAAGTGAAGCATTCCTGCTCCGCTGCCGGTTGGCCGGCGGAGTGGGACCACCCGACAATTTTCTTGACTCCCGTCAAGCGACGTGAATAATCCCCTCGTCCCAGCCCGGGTTGCGCGAAAAAGTGCCCGCGGGCAAAAAGTTACTGTTAACAAAAAGTGACTGTTAACGAATCACGTGCGTCTGCCAGGACCGACGCACCAAAGTCGTTCAGACATAGCTGTCGAACCCCTACAGAAGAGAGTGAGCGGAACCAAATGAAAGACATGTCCCGATGCAAGAACGTCTTCGAAGCGATCCTTCGTTACGGACACGATGAAGATTTCGTGCCCCACGAAGACGACCGATTCTCGCCGACCGACGCTCCCGCCGGAAGCGCCGAAAAGATTGAAGTGCTGCGTAGCCGAGTGGAACGCGGACAGCCGTTGTGGCACAACACCGACCGCGTTGATTACAGCGGCCTGACCGGTGCCATTCGCCCCCGCGAGTAGATCGATCGCTGCCGTCGTTGCACGGCAGCATCAATGCTGAGAAAGACCCAGACACCCCGTGAGCCACGCTCGCGGGGTTTTTTTGTGGCCCGAGACATCCATTGCCGTCCCGCTACGCTTCCCCAATCGCCCGGCCCCGTCGGGTAACCCTGTGAAGCATTTCTTTCGTGTGATTGACGAGGTTTTCGCGGCAGGGCGCAAGCGGGCTGTCGTTTTCGTCTGGCTCTGCTGAGTCATTGGTGAGCCGCTGGCCGTAAGGCCTCGGGCAGCTTCGCAGTGCCCGGCCGCTTACGCGTCGCGGCTCACAAAATCGACTGCCCGCTCGCGCCCTGCCGCTAAAAAACATGCTTCACCCCGTTACCCGCCGGGGTTGCGGCAACGGACAAAAGCTCTCACATCCGCGGTGGATCAAAATTGAGTAACAAGTTAAATCAAGGTGAGTTTGTCGTCGTCGGTGGCAGCAGCGGGATCGGGCTGGGGATCGTCAAACGGCTTGTCGAAGAGGGCCGCGCGGTCACCGTCCTGAGCCGGACCTGGGAGCACGCCGGAGTCTTGCCCGACGTCAAGCATGTTGCAATCGACGTGACCCGAGACGAGGTTTCCGGCGAGCTGCTTCCCGGGGTGATCCGCGGGCTGGCCTACTGTCCCGGGTCGATCCGATTGAGATCGTTTCGAGGCATCGCGCCGGAAGCGTTTCGGGAGGATTTTGAGTTGAACGTCGTCGGTGCGGTCAAGTGCATCCAGGCTGCGATGAAGGGGCTGCGGGCTGCGGAAGCGGCCAGCGTCGTGCTGTTCAGCACCGTGGCGGTCAAGATGGGAATCCCCCTCCACGCCTCGGTCGCCGTCGCCAAAGCCGGCGTCGAGGGATTGGCCCGAACACTGGCCGCCGAACTGTCACCGAAGGTCCGTGTCAATTGCGTCGCGCCGGCGCTGGTCGACACCCCGTTGGCCAGCCAGTTCTTTGGCGACGAAGAGAAGGAGCAGGCGATGGCCGCGCGGTACCCACTCGGTCGCACCGGAACCATCGACGATATCGCGTCGATGAGCCACTATTTATTGACCGACGGACCGTGGATCACCGGCCAGACGCTGGGGGTCGACGGGGGCATGAGCACGGTGAGGAAATAAGTCCTCGGCCGGCACGCCGTTCCCTGTTGTGCGTCACAGGGCGAGCGCGAACCCGGGTCGAGACGAACGGATTACAATCAACGGATGGTCCATCGAAAAACATTCCTTGTCCTCTGGCTCGTCTGGGTTTCCGCCTCGAGTGCCCAACCCCCCTCGCCGCGGATCATCACTTGCGGATGGAACGCGCCGACCGTCGCGCAGTTCGCCCGCGATCTGGACAAGATGCCTGGCGAATTGCCGCTGACCGGTTGCGTGTTGACGCTGCATGCCGATTCAGGAAATCCGGACCCATTGGCCACCGCGCATGGGACCGACGACTGGAGTCAGTTGGATGTCCGGCGATCGATCGAAGCCGCTGCGGCCGTTTCCAAAGAATCGATGCCGGACAACTATCTGTTGCTCAAGGCCAATCCCGGGGCTGTGGATTGGTTCGACAATGACGGCTGGCAAACGATCGTCGACCACTATCGCATCGCCGCGCGCTTGGCCCGTCAAGCAGGGTTGCGCGGGCTGCTGTTGGACTTTGAACCCTACACGCATCCGCACCGACAATTTCAGTATTCACGACAGGCGGCTGCCACGGAGCACGACTTTGCCGACTATCAAATCGCTACCCGCCGCCGCGGCCGCGAGATGATGAAGGCGATTGCGGCGGAGTTTCCCGATGCCGAAATCTGCACGTTCTTCCTGCTCAGCTACTTGATCGAAGACCACCACCATCGCGGGCCTTCCCCGGTCGGTCGCAGCGATGCCCAGTGGTGTTTGGCCGGTCATGCGTATGGTCTGTTGCCGGCACTGGTCGACGGCTGGTTGGATGTGCTCCCACCCTCGATCACCCTGATCGATGGCTGCGAAAACGGATATTGGTTCACTTCGGCCGGCCAATTTGAACGTTGTGCCCAAGCCGTCCGCCAGCGAGGCGTTCAACTGGTTTCCGGCGCAAATCGAGAAAAATACAGCAATCAAGTCCGCGTTGCATTCCCGGTCTATCTGGATGCCATCCATCCCGATCTTGCCGGCCGATACACGCTCGAGCCCACTCGGTCCGATCGGCTGGCACTGCTGAAACGGAACCTGAACGCTGCGATCGCATCCGGCGACGGATTGGTCTGGCTGTATGGCGAACAGGGCCGCTGGTGGCCCGAAGCCGGTGAGGAGTCGCTCTGGCAAGGCAAGGACACGTATCCGCACTGGGAGACGCAGATCCCGGGCATTTCCCGATTGATCAAGTCGGTCGTCGTGGACGCAACGCAGAAAGCCGCGTCAAAGGTTCCGCCGCAAACAAAACCATCGGCTCCACCAGACTCAAATCCAACGGCAGCGGCCGGCGACGCAGAAATTGGCGCCAGCGTGCTCGATCTTCAACCGGTCTGGGAAACGCGCAACGGGGATCCACGCGGAGAGGTGGTGCTCGGCGACGGCCAAGTGACGATCACCGCGGCGGAGGACGCCAGCGGCATCGCGACGTTCCCTACCGAGCCGAATCGCCGCTACATGATTCAGGTGCAAGTGGTCCAGCAAGGCCGCGGATTGACCAGGCTGTCGGTACGCTGGAAAACGCCTGACGGACAGTGGCGGACAAGCAGGGACAATGACGTCGTCGCGTACCCGCCCGACGGTGACCCCTTCACCCCGCGGACGATCACCGCGATCGTGACTGCGCCGCCCCAGCCACACCGTATGGTCGTGACCTGCAACGCATCGCGTCAAATCACCAAAGACGATGCGGCCCTGTTCGGAAACTTGTTGATCGGTGTGGTCGACGATTGATCGTCAAACCCCGGGCCCGCGATTAACCGCGACGGCGCTCCAGCAGCACCAGCATCAACAGCGCCATCAGCGAACGAAGCTCGTCGTCTTCGGGCATGTCGTTGAGCTTTTCGAGCACAAACTTGCCCTCAAACAGCGCCGGTTTTTTGGTCAGCTTCAACAACGGCGTCCCGTCGGGGCGGGAGACGATGTAGCTGGGATTGAGCAGATAGACGGCAGCCAAGCCGAGGATCGGAATCTCGCCGAGAATGCTCTCGAGCACCTTTTTCATCGGGCTCTCTTCGCGGATCTCCATGTCGACCTGGCCTTCTTGCATCACTTGGTAGTGCGCCGCCCACAACGATCGCATCCCCTTGCGACGGACCGATCCCCAGGGATTGCCTTCGGCGTCGGTGAAGCTGTAGTTGGCCGAGAAGTCCAACATCCGATCGGCTTCGATACGAAAGATCAACTGCGACTGCTTTTCGTCGTTGTAGATCTCGACTTTTTCCTTCAGCTTGAACATCTTTTGTTTGATGAACATCAGCACGTTGCCGTCGGCGTCCGAAGCGACGATCCGTTGGCCAAAGGTTAAGAGTTTGAAACTGAGGTTGAGCGGGTATTGCATCGATCGGGGCTCGGACAAGAAGAGGACACGTCAGAAATGCGACCACGATACTCGAATCAGGCGGTGACAAAACACCAGGCCGGCACGGTTCGGGAAACGACCGTTGTAACCGATGGGGCGCAAAAAAACCGCGTGCCGAGAATCGCGCGGCACGCGGTTTGAAGATTTTTTGAGCTCTGGGCGGTGATCCGCCAGAAACCGACTACTCGGCTGCGGGAGCCGGTGCGGCTTGCGGAGCGCTCTGTTGTTGCGCCAGTCCGGGACGAACACGCTTGTTGATGTCCGTTTCCAGAACGCCGAAGACGGCTTCGTGACGGGCGATCGACATTTGCAACGCGGCCAGCAGACGCTTGGCGGTGAAGAAGTTGACGATGATCCGCTGCTTGACTTCGATCGGCTCCTTCGGCACACCGATCGGCTGCGGGTTGAGACCGAAATCAACGATCAGCTCTTCC
Encoded here:
- a CDS encoding DUF3467 domain-containing protein, with product MADETKKPEAAAPPAEQAQTQQPVQVQVNDSNTLATYANFCRVTGSPEELIVDFGLNPQPIGVPKEPIEVKQRIIVNFFTAKRLLAALQMSIARHEAVFGVLETDINKRVRPGLAQQQSAPQAAPAPAAE
- a CDS encoding LURP-one-related/scramblase family protein, whose product is MQYPLNLSFKLLTFGQRIVASDADGNVLMFIKQKMFKLKEKVEIYNDEKQSQLIFRIEADRMLDFSANYSFTDAEGNPWGSVRRKGMRSLWAAHYQVMQEGQVDMEIREESPMKKVLESILGEIPILGLAAVYLLNPSYIVSRPDGTPLLKLTKKPALFEGKFVLEKLNDMPEDDELRSLMALLMLVLLERRRG